From Mya arenaria isolate MELC-2E11 chromosome 1, ASM2691426v1, a single genomic window includes:
- the LOC128232394 gene encoding ORM1-like protein 3 — protein MQVGTASGPENPTSNYFNQRGIWLTYILVISLAHLFILSMPFFSTAVAWTLTNVLHDISMFIILHVTRGTPYFLDDQGQARKQTQWEQLDQGKQFTPTKKFLTIVPIVLFFIASFYTKYEKVHFLINASFCALSVIAKFPYLHGKRFFEINKW, from the exons ATGCAGGTGGGAACCGCTTCGGGGCCTGAAAATCCCACATCAAACTACTTCAACCAGCGAGGGATATGGCTCACCTACATTCTTGTGATTTCCCTCGCTCATCTCTTCATCCTAAGCATGCCATTCTTCAGTACAGCTGTGGCTTGGACCCTTACCAATGTTCTCCATGACATT tcaatgtttataattctgCATGTGACACGAGGGACCCCATATTTCCTTGATGACCAGGGCCAGGCTCGTAAACAGACCCAATGGGAACAACTGGACCAAGGAAAACAGTTCACCCCTACAAAAAAGTTTCTCACTATTGTACCCATTGTTCT GTTTTTCATTGCCagtttttacacaaaatatgaaaaggttcattttcttataaatgcATCGTTCTGTGCTCTAAGCGTTATAGCAAAGTTCCCATACCTGCATGGAAAAAGATTCTTCGAAATCAACAAATGGTAG